The genomic region GTAAAACAACCAGGCGATATAGGCAGACTTTCACAGATTCAAATTTCAATATTGTGTAACTCGTTACTTGAAAACAACCACAAGGAACAAAAGTTGTGCTCTATCAACGGTGGCATTGCATTTATGGTTCCATCAAAATATTTGACTCAGCTGCAATAGGATATTTTGCAAAACACGACCAGTGTCGACAGACAACAAAACGCACCTGGGACAGCAAACGGGCAACCCCCAAAAGCCTCTTATATTGGCAATGGTTTGCACCAGGCTTCCTCTTACCCTGCCTATAAAAGAAAACATTAATCAATAACCTGAATAGCAGACTAATATGATTATAGCATCATTGTACCAAGAATAAAAACAAACAAAATAATCCGAACTGCGAAGAAATTAAGCACTGCCCATACAAGTAGAAACTTCTAGTTATAAGTCATTAGTGAATACATTTTTATTTGTTATCTCCTAGGATCAATATATGACAAAGATTGTTTTACAGGGGAGTGCAACCGCACCAGGGATGCAAAACCTGACGAACCTGTTCGGAACAAGAATAGTGTTGGCTGGCTTACGACAGGTGATGACCGGGAACACCGCGCTGATGACCTCCATGAGATTGGCGCCGAGCAGCAGCTTCTCGTCCCTCCGCACCTACGCGCCCAACCCAAACACATACAAATCACACTCATCAGTGCAGAGCCACTCGCCGGAAAAAATGGGCGAGCAGGTCGTGGTAGTAGGAGTACCTTGAGGAGGTACTGGAAGTAGGCGGCACCGCGGTGCTGGTTCCTGTGCTTGTAGACCAGGCGCTCGAGCACTCCGGCCTCCGCCTGCAGGTGGCGCAGCGCCGCCCGCATCCGATGCTCCTCCGCCGAACCCTCCGGACGCGTAGCTGCCATGTCTAGGTCGTGGATGGATGTAGAATTTGAACTCAATGCTCAACTATCCAACAAAGTACGTACATAAAACATGACAAATACTAGAAATAATAGCGGGTGAATTCGTAGCAAAATCCATCAACTTAACTTGACAAATCGATAACAAAAATACACTGCTCGAGAGGTAATTAGAAATTACCCAGCGGAAACGGGAGCGAGCAGCGATCCCTACCCGGCGTTCCTCGGCGTCGGGCGTCAGCGCCTGGTCGGCGGGAGCAGGGCGGCAGTCCTTGTACCAGGCGCAGGCCGCACAGCGGCAGGAGCCCGGCGGACGGGGCCAAAAATGACCGGCGCGAAGGCGGGCTGCCGAGGGGCCGGGGAACGGCGGCAGGGCACGGTTGTGCGAAGCGGCGGGGGCAGACCGGGCAGGACGGCGTGGGGGGCACAGCGCTCCGGTgaagggcggcggccggcggaggacAGGACAGCGAACAGGCGGCGCCTGTGTGCGTTTGGGCATTCGGCGCAGCGAGGAGGCCTCCTTCGGGCCTTCTTCTTCGTATTTTGGGCCTTGGTGGGTTGCTACTGTCCGGGCTGAACACCTAGGCAGCTGCTGTTGTTTATCACTCCTAGCCAGGGACAAATCttctattattatttttaataAGGGTGCCCACAGTAGTCAGGGATGCAGTTAAGGGCTGTTTGCATGCTCCTAATGAATCTTTAAGTGACAGATACCTAGAAATGCCTACTGACGTGGGTCACTCAAAAATGAGCACATTCAAGTATCTCAACCATCGAGTCTAGGACAAGATAAAAGGATGGATGAGTAAATGTTTATCGGCCGGAGGTAAAGATGTATTGATAAAATCTGTAGCACAGGCGATCCCAGTTTATTCTATGTTCTGTTTTAAGCTCCCGAGAGGACTATGTAATCATTTGAACTCCATCATAAGAAAATTCTAGTGGGGATGCAAGCAGGGCCATAGAAAACCAGCTTGGGTGTCTTGGGAGGTGATGACAAGACCCAAATATTTGGGAGGATTGAGATTCAGAGACTTTGAACTCTTCAACCTTGCACTTTTGGCAAGGCAAGCCTGGAGGATCTTACAAGAGTCTGAATCTCTTAGTGCCAGAATTTTGAAAGCCTCATATTATCCAGACACCAACTTCCTCAATGGAGAGCTAGGATCAAAGCCCTCACAGATTTGGAGAGCTATTCTAGAAGGGAAAGACATTCTAAAACAGGGTTTAATTCACAGGATTGGCAACGGACAAACGACGAATATTTGGGATGACAATTGGATACCCAAAGAAGTGTCGCTGCGTCCAATTATATCAAGGGTGACGAACGCTCCTCGGTTGGTCTCTGAATTGCTGTTACCAGCGATGGCAGCATGGAACGAACAACTTGTAAGGACCATCTTCTTGCCCATTGATGCAGAGGCAGTACTGAAACTACCCGTCTGTACGAGGAACATTGAAGATTTCTGGGCTTGGCATCCAGATAGAAAGGGAAAGTTTTTTGTAAGCTCGGCATATAAATTCTTGATCAAAACAAAAACCGAGAGGGAAGGATGGCTACACGAAGAGGCGGGGTTTCTAGTaatgagagagaagagaaggactGGTCGAAGCTTTGGGGCATCAACGTTCCATCAAAGATTAAGGTATTTCTGTGGAGTTTGGCACGACATTCTCTGCCAACGACGGATGTACTGCACATGAGAAACATGGAGACCGAAGATGCATGCCCTCTCTGCGGGGCTCTTGATTCATGGCGTCATCCGCTACTGTCTTGCACCTCGGCGAGGTGCACTTGGGCACTAGCCGAACCAGGACTGGTGACGATGATGGCGGAGAACGGGGAGACGAGGGCGAAGAACTGGCTGTTCGCAATGAGGGACACTATGGATCATTCTAGCTTTG from Triticum aestivum cultivar Chinese Spring chromosome 4A, IWGSC CS RefSeq v2.1, whole genome shotgun sequence harbors:
- the LOC123085049 gene encoding uncharacterized protein isoform X1, which produces MAATRPEGSAEEHRMRAALRHLQAEAGVLERLVYKHRNQHRGAAYFQYLLKVRRDEKLLLGANLMEVISAVFPVITCRKPANTILVPNRQGKRKPGANHCQYKRLLGVARLLSQLAEPVMKGAVQISFLLARSFFVELCTAVLALLARVRVLTQQMLLDVVSVYNKVTDLTDKKQSVKISIGKVQACFASTLLLCNP
- the LOC123085049 gene encoding uncharacterized protein isoform X2, encoding MRAALRHLQAEAGVLERLVYKHRNQHRGAAYFQYLLKVRRDEKLLLGANLMEVISAVFPVITCRKPANTILVPNRQGKRKPGANHCQYKRLLGVARLLSQLAEPVMKGAVQISFLLARSFFVELCTAVLALLARVRVLTQQMLLDVVSVYNKVTDLTDKKQSVKISIGKVQACFASTLLLCNP